The genomic region TGAGCGCACGCCCGGACTCCACCGCTCCGATTCCGCCAGCGGACATCGCCGTCAGTCTAACACGCGGATATAATGGAATTTCAATTATGAAAACCAAGCTTCAGTTGTGCGCGGATTCCGTTATATCCTCTTTCGAAAAGTACCTTTGGGAGAGGGGTCTCCGTATGACCGGCCAGCGACGGGCGGTCTGTTTGGCGGTCGTTTCCCGGTTGCCCGTGCACTTCGACGCTTCCGGCTTGCTGGGCACCGCGAACCTGCGCGCAATCAAATGCGGCAAAGCGACAGTGTATAGAACGCTGGAACTGCTGGTGGAATCCGGACTGGTCAGGAAGATGGAGCTGGGAAACGGAGCAGCGGTATACGAGCTTGCGGCGGCGCGGCTTCACCACGAACACCTCGTATGCGAGGAATGCGGAAAGGTTATCGAATTTGAAAGCCGGGAAATCGAACGTCTCCAGGAAAAAATCTGCAAGGAGCGCGGCTTCACCCCAAAAAGCCACATGCTGAAGATATCCGGTGTTTGCAAGGAGTGCCGGATTGCGGCAAGGCGAAAAAACTAGAATCCCGATTCTTCGAACTCCACCGGCTCCTCATCTCCGCCGGAATCACCGCCTGCTTGAACGGGAACGGTTGAATCGGCGGCCGCGCCGTCCGCGATTTCCGGCTCTGGGGGAGTCAAGTCCGCAAGAAACGCGATGGCCTCGTACAGATCCTCGGTTTTCACAATCTGATAGCTAATGCCGCCGATCATGTCCGGCTCGGAAAACAGCGTCATCGTCTGTATTTTGTCAGGGGTCAAATCTTCCGCCGCATCCTTGAGCGCCAGCCACTGGTCCACACGCATGTCAGTTTCAACAAGCTTTCCTTCGTAAGCCATTGCAAGCACCGCTGGAAGCTTGCCCAAGTTTCTCGGCCGCCTGATCTCCTTCACTATCGCGCGGATGACCTGCTGCTGACGGCGCATCCTGCCGTTGTCTCCTTCGGCATCGTGGCGGAACCTGGAATAATCCACGGCGTCGTCGCCGTTCAAATGCTGAAGCCCTTCTTTCAGATCTATCTTTAGGCCCTGCGCGCGATCCCGGTAGCGCATGTCCTTTTCGACGTCGATTTCGATTCCGCCGATTAGGTCGATCAGCTGGACTAGACCCTCGATTTTGACTATCGCGTAATGGTCAATTCCAATTCCCAGCAGGTTTTCCACCGCGCCCTTGACGTTATCCACGCCGCCGTAAACGTATGCGTGCGCCAACTTGTCGCTGGT from bacterium harbors:
- a CDS encoding transcriptional repressor, with amino-acid sequence MKTKLQLCADSVISSFEKYLWERGLRMTGQRRAVCLAVVSRLPVHFDASGLLGTANLRAIKCGKATVYRTLELLVESGLVRKMELGNGAAVYELAAARLHHEHLVCEECGKVIEFESREIERLQEKICKERGFTPKSHMLKISGVCKECRIAARRKN
- a CDS encoding LCP family protein; amino-acid sequence: MAPGPGIRIDWIKMSKAGDKNLVSPDLDWVPISDAVVQRTAPNYRAKLFNWRKRRRRKALFLFGAYFALFVITFTASFVLFSGLRMSDETRTGLISYISGKLGGMVFAKEPPLPPVFDGKRDIHILLVGLDKEPPHRSDSVLVAHIDLVTYQTRILSVPRDLRVEMASESGGRTSDKLAHAYVYGGVDNVKGAVENLLGIGIDHYAIVKIEGLVQLIDLIGGIEIDVEKDMRYRDRAQGLKIDLKEGLQHLNGDDAVDYSRFRHDAEGDNGRMRRQQQVIRAIVKEIRRPRNLGKLPAVLAMAYEGKLVETDMRVDQWLALKDAAEDLTPDKIQTMTLFSEPDMIGGISYQIVKTEDLYEAIAFLADLTPPEPEIADGAAADSTVPVQAGGDSGGDEEPVEFEESGF